The following proteins are encoded in a genomic region of Deltaproteobacteria bacterium:
- a CDS encoding ATP-binding protein, whose protein sequence is MKKEHKTKYQLLNELLELSQRVAELERLEAEHKLADEILSESEMRYRRMVDAVTPYTYSVEVNEGRAVSTWHSTGCVAVTGYYQVDYENDPHLWYSMIHPEDRLIVENAVSKIMAGDEVLPIEHRLIRRDGTVVWVRNTIVPYRDENGQLFRYDGLIENITERRKIEEELLKAKKLESVGTLAGGIAHDFNNLLQAIVGSIYLAKMHIEPEDKIYKFLDTAEKVSIRASDITKKLITFSQGGAPVKSAMYIGEFIKNTVHFSLSDSDVACKFHIADDLSPVDVDEGQIRQVIHNMILNAREAMTEGGALTIIAENVSVNATEELPLKQRKYVKISMSDSGIGIPAENLSRIFDPYFTTKEMSAQKGMGLGLTTCYSIIKSHEGLITAESEVGVGTTFYIYLPASEEYIVTEIPAI, encoded by the coding sequence ATGAAAAAAGAGCACAAAACAAAGTATCAGCTTTTGAATGAATTGTTAGAGTTAAGCCAACGGGTTGCGGAATTAGAAAGATTAGAGGCCGAGCACAAACTGGCAGATGAGATATTATCTGAAAGCGAAATGCGTTATCGACGGATGGTTGATGCAGTTACTCCCTACACTTATTCAGTTGAAGTAAATGAAGGACGGGCAGTTTCAACATGGCATAGCACGGGATGTGTGGCGGTAACCGGCTATTATCAGGTAGATTATGAAAATGACCCGCATCTCTGGTATTCAATGATACATCCTGAGGATCGGTTGATTGTGGAAAACGCAGTGAGTAAGATTATGGCAGGTGATGAAGTTTTACCAATTGAACACAGACTGATACGCCGGGATGGTACGGTTGTCTGGGTGCGTAATACTATAGTGCCGTATCGTGACGAAAATGGTCAATTGTTTCGGTATGACGGTTTGATAGAGAACATTACCGAACGGAGGAAAATAGAAGAAGAGCTCCTTAAAGCGAAGAAACTGGAATCTGTGGGCACCCTTGCTGGCGGTATAGCTCACGATTTCAATAATTTACTGCAAGCCATTGTGGGCAGCATTTATCTTGCAAAAATGCATATAGAGCCGGAAGATAAAATATATAAGTTTTTAGATACCGCGGAGAAGGTATCAATACGTGCAAGCGATATAACAAAGAAGTTGATCACCTTTTCGCAGGGAGGGGCGCCGGTGAAAAGTGCAATGTATATCGGAGAATTTATAAAGAATACGGTTCATTTTTCTTTGAGTGATTCCGATGTCGCATGTAAATTTCATATTGCGGATGACCTTTCTCCGGTTGATGTTGACGAGGGACAGATAAGACAGGTAATTCATAATATGATTCTCAATGCCAGAGAAGCTATGACTGAGGGAGGAGCGCTTACGATCATCGCGGAAAACGTTTCGGTTAATGCAACAGAAGAGCTTCCCTTAAAACAAAGAAAATACGTAAAAATATCGATGTCGGATAGCGGCATCGGCATACCGGCGGAGAATCTTTCAAGGATATTTGATCCCTATTTCACAACAAAAGAAATGAGCGCCCAGAAGGGGATGGGCCTGGGGCTAACCACATGTTATTCCATCATTAAGAGTCACGAAGGCTTGATAACGGCAGAATCTGAAGTGGGTGTTGGGACCACTTTTTATATCTACCTCCCTGCTTCAGAAGAGTATATTGTGACAGAGATACCCGCAATATGA
- a CDS encoding ParB N-terminal domain-containing protein, translating into MRNAPIPEKIDYVTNALYMINLNDLLPDPEQPRKYLDPAALQELTELIRQHGVLQPIMFRRGGGRNFKLPLRRGHFDTQDSFDIGPEEGAEYGSKHAMS; encoded by the coding sequence ATGAGGAACGCCCCCATACCGGAAAAGATAGATTACGTCACCAACGCCCTGTATATGATCAACCTCAACGACCTGCTGCCCGACCCGGAGCAGCCCCGGAAGTATCTCGACCCGGCGGCGCTCCAGGAATTGACGGAATTGATCCGGCAGCACGGCGTCTTACAGCCCATCATGTTCCGGCGGGGCGGGGGGCGTAACTTCAAGCTTCCACTCCGCCGCGGCCATTTTGATACCCAGGACTCTTTCGATATTGGCCCCGAGGAGGGCGCTGAATACGGATCGAAACATGCGATGTCTTGA
- a CDS encoding acetamidase/formamidase family protein, whose product MANRIVHTSKMAWVLDPKEPMAGLVADGGIIVARVSPGCWGAMITPDYASGHEVTHPIAVAGAEIGDSVCLKIKKINVLSLATTSGTDSFIEGNFVGDPFVAKQCPGCGLINPKTYLEGIGEDAIKCAACKTSVKPFHLDNGYTMLFNAERTIGVTVPPQMSEEIARQSQQFSAIPTGSCQYSANLLAKGDLWGVLTRVRPMVGNIGSCPSVALPSSHNAGDFGSFLINAPHKYALTPEQLLQRTDGHMDINEVVEGAMVIAPVKVAQAGIYVGDVHAMMGDGEVAGHTTDVSAEVIIEVSVIKCLAIDGPIVLPRCEDLPLLARPYTDEEKNEAARFSQNYGFPIETNVYPVQVVGSGADLNTATANGLTRMAALTGYSIAEVKNRATITGDIQIGRLPGVVQVTMLTPASVLKKLNLLNIYQQQYQ is encoded by the coding sequence ATGGCTAATCGTATTGTACACACATCCAAGATGGCTTGGGTATTGGACCCGAAAGAACCGATGGCCGGCCTGGTCGCCGACGGCGGCATTATTGTGGCCCGCGTCTCGCCCGGGTGCTGGGGAGCGATGATTACACCCGACTATGCGAGCGGGCACGAAGTTACCCACCCCATTGCCGTCGCAGGGGCCGAAATCGGTGACAGCGTCTGTCTCAAGATTAAAAAGATCAATGTTTTGTCCCTTGCCACGACCTCAGGGACCGATAGCTTTATTGAGGGAAATTTCGTTGGCGACCCTTTCGTTGCCAAACAGTGTCCCGGTTGCGGCCTGATCAACCCGAAGACTTATCTTGAAGGCATTGGCGAAGACGCCATCAAATGTGCGGCCTGTAAAACTTCTGTTAAGCCCTTTCACCTGGACAATGGCTATACCATGTTATTTAATGCCGAGAGAACCATCGGGGTTACCGTCCCGCCACAGATGTCAGAGGAGATTGCCCGCCAGTCTCAGCAATTCAGCGCCATTCCCACCGGATCATGCCAGTATTCCGCCAACCTTCTGGCTAAAGGCGATTTGTGGGGCGTCCTGACCCGCGTTCGCCCCATGGTGGGTAATATCGGGTCCTGCCCATCGGTGGCGCTGCCGTCATCGCACAATGCCGGTGATTTTGGCTCTTTCCTGATCAATGCCCCCCATAAATACGCCCTTACCCCAGAACAGCTTTTGCAGCGCACCGATGGCCATATGGATATTAACGAGGTCGTTGAAGGCGCAATGGTTATTGCTCCGGTGAAGGTCGCTCAGGCGGGGATATATGTGGGCGATGTTCATGCCATGATGGGCGACGGCGAAGTAGCTGGCCACACAACAGACGTTTCCGCAGAAGTCATTATCGAGGTTAGCGTTATTAAATGCCTCGCCATTGACGGGCCCATCGTTTTACCGCGCTGCGAGGATCTGCCCTTGCTGGCCCGCCCTTATACGGACGAGGAAAAGAATGAGGCGGCTCGGTTTTCCCAGAATTACGGCTTCCCGATCGAAACAAATGTGTATCCGGTGCAGGTGGTGGGTTCCGGTGCGGATCTGAATACAGCTACAGCCAATGGATTAACAAGAATGGCCGCGCTGACGGGATATTCCATTGCGGAAGTCAAGAATCGCGCCACGATTACGGGAGATATTCAAATCGGGAGGTTGCCGGGGGTCGTGCAAGTAACCATGTTGACGCCGGCAAGCGTTCTTAAAAAGTTGAACCTGCTCAATATTTATCAGCAGCAATATCAGTAA
- a CDS encoding DUF2934 domain-containing protein, with protein sequence MDSKQDLKEEIARVAYEIYEQMGISGRDVENWLEAERIVLERLSVREPSKAAKKLVPSRKKGGTTKKKKMSGTEV encoded by the coding sequence ATGGACAGCAAACAGGATCTCAAAGAAGAAATTGCCAGGGTTGCTTACGAAATCTACGAACAGATGGGAATATCCGGGCGGGATGTGGAAAATTGGCTTGAAGCTGAGCGAATTGTTCTGGAAAGACTGTCAGTCCGTGAACCTTCTAAAGCAGCCAAGAAGTTGGTTCCGTCCAGGAAAAAGGGTGGAACGACGAAGAAGAAAAAAATGTCGGGAACGGAGGTCTGA